TATTGATAAAAAATGTTTTATATTTTTTTTATATTTTTCATTAAATTCAACTAATTCTTCAAAAGTAGCTCCATTTTCTCTCATTCTTGCACTTTTTAAGATTAACCAACCACTACCATGACTCATAGATTTTGAATCTACTACATGTATTTTTACATTTGAATCAGGATATTCTTCAAAATAATAGTCTTTAGCAATAACAGCTGATTGATAAGCTCCGCTTGTCCCACTAGACATACAAATACATAATATTTCAGTATAACCTTCTTCTACTGCTTTGTTAATTATTTTTAAATATTCATCTGGACTTGGCATAGAGGTTGTTGGATTCTTTTCTAAACTGGCAAACATTTCATAAAACTCATTTGCTGTAATATCTACTTTATCTCTATATGACCTTCCATTAATATTAACAATAAGTGGTGCTATTGATATATTATATTTATCTATAATATCCTTTGGTAAATCACATGTTGAATCAGCCATTATTTTTATCATATATTATCCTCCATATATTTTTTCGATTTGTTTAGTCATTATTTGATGTTTTTTGTGTTTGTATTGTTATATTTATATTATCATAGCAACTTTATTTCTAAAAGAAGTATTTAAATTAATTTATATATTTATATTTTGTCAATTTGATATTTAATAATGCTGAAAATACTTTCTATTATTTCAT
This portion of the Abyssisolibacter fermentans genome encodes:
- a CDS encoding DegV family protein, whose protein sequence is MIKIMADSTCDLPKDIIDKYNISIAPLIVNINGRSYRDKVDITANEFYEMFASLEKNPTTSMPSPDEYLKIINKAVEEGYTEILCICMSSGTSGAYQSAVIAKDYYFEEYPDSNVKIHVVDSKSMSHGSGWLILKSARMRENGATFEELVEFNEKYKKNIKHFLSIDDLSHLIRSGRLSNASAFIGKLLKLRPIMTMKHGKGSIVAKERGEKKVLKHYISEFIDRNDWYLTDFIIIGYTSAIEVANRLKDKILDETKFDGDIYIMQMGVAVGTHVGLGAISMFFLEKGHKMDNLLFNRMHELMEKKKEFIGKFKNK